The genomic segment ACCTCGTCTATACCGTAGGCTAACTCTATGAGCGCCACCATGTATAGTGTCACGAATACAACTGGGACTATTAGTATTGGTAATGCCCTCCCACCATAGTATGCACCGTAGCCTAAGGCCTCGCTTATTAATGCACCCCAATTGTAGTTTTGGAAGGGTAGTAGGCCTAGGAAGTATAAGCCTACGGATGCGTACACTGCCCCCTCCATGTTGAGTATGAAGTTTATCCAAACGTATGGCATTATCTTAGGTGTAATTTCCTTAAACAGTATGTAGCCTCCGGATAAGCCCAATACCCTTGAAACCTCAATGTAGGGTAATTCCCTCATTGAGAGTATCTGTGACCTAACGGAGAGGGCTAGGCCGGTCCAACCAGTTATGCTTAGTATGCCGGATAGTATGAGGGGATTATTAGTGTGGATCATTGTTGCCATTA from the Caldivirga sp. genome contains:
- a CDS encoding ABC transporter permease is translated as PRLWPPIYWFGTDNVGEPLLVDIVNGAPFVLEVSLLTALYTTVLGLLVGIVAGFSGGYVDAALSFISQVLMTIPSLLLVMIMATMIHTNNPLILSGILSITGWTGLALSVRSQILSMRELPYIEVSRVLGLSGGYILFKEITPKIMPYVWINFILNMEGAVYASVGLYFLGLLPFQNYNWGALISEALGYGAYYGGRALPILIVPVVFVTLYMVALIELAYGIDEVINPRLRK